The proteins below are encoded in one region of Silene latifolia isolate original U9 population chromosome 2, ASM4854445v1, whole genome shotgun sequence:
- the LOC141637196 gene encoding protein FAR1-RELATED SEQUENCE 8-like encodes MDLECDGRIRNVMWVDARSRAAYKDFSDSVGLDSTYLKNKYEMPFAPFIRINYHGQTILLGCALLSSEDVETYRWLLRTWVDCMGGVAPKAIITYQSVPITKAIKLEMPNTRHRWCLWHIMEKQNKKFMSYKYFHEIKGAMSRCVYDSMSVDEFEASWKEFVDLYELKNNASCILCTKIDIVGFPLF; translated from the coding sequence ATGGACTTGGAGTGTGATGGTCGTATCCGTAATGTAATGTGGGTGGATGCTAGGAGTAGAGCAGCATACAAAGATTTCAGTGATTCCGTTGGCCTCGATAGTACATATTTGAAAAATAAGTACGAGATGCCATTTGCTCCTTTTATAAGGATAAATTATCACGGACAAACAATTCTTTTGGGTTGTGCACTACTATCTAGCGAGGATGTTGAAACCTATAGGTGGTTATTGAGGACATGGGTAGATTGCATGGGTGGTGTGGCACCTAAAGCTATAATCACTTATCAGAGTGTTCCTATAACAAAAGCAATTAAGTTGGAAATGCCGAATACTAGACACCGGTGGTGCCTGTGGCATATTATGgagaaacaaaacaaaaagttcATGAGTTACAAATACTTCCACGAGATTAAAGGAGCCATGTCGAGGTGTGTTTATGACTCAATGAGCGTTGATGAGTTTGAAGCGAGTTGGAAGGAGTTTGTTGACCTCTATGAATTGAAAAATAATGCCAGTTGTATACTTTGTACAAAGATAGACATCGTTGGGTTCCCACTTTTCTAA
- the LOC141628815 gene encoding uncharacterized protein LOC141628815 yields the protein MDEVRGCMYTTPSIHTDEEDFREFKVEDTREFGDLSIEKRVEYTVKLQKGTNEVYCSCKLFETRGIMCRHSLKILYDAGVQQIPNFYIVNRWRKDIDRPYMRVKVPYYDPVKSECVMRYQKMQEEFEKLAIKAMNSAGDFDTVLTGITTISQNLTTQNDIANEGRMSSEQVSQNEDQRGIIFYMDNSDGSQTKVALQDPNQVKAVGRPRITVRQKQTGVSRKKKSQRTNLQNKTSQENIPKKRKNRNTGTTQDEMASDEDDLFLGPSASVANCGPTTHLSDAIYHPGEYTRMLQYFEQRGQSNNLVNEKLSRSNMEQQS from the exons ATGGATGAGGTAAGAGGTTGCATGTATACTACTCCTAGTATCCATACAGATGAAGAAGATTTCAGAGAGTTCAAGGTGGAAGACACTCGTGAATTTGGTGATCTGTCGATAGAGAAGAGGGTAGAGTACACGGTGAAGTTACAGAAGGGCACAAATGAAGTATATTGTAGTTGTAAGCTTTTTGAAACACGTGGCATCATGTGTCGGCATTCTCTAAAAATTCTTTATGATGCAGGGGTCCAACAAATTCCAAACTTCTATATTGTTAATCGATGGAGGAAGGATATTGATAGACCGTACATGAGAGTTAAAGTTCCTTATTATGATCCGGTGAAAAGTGAGTGTGTTATGAGGTATCAAAAAATGCAAGAGGAATTTGAAAAACTTGCCATTAAAGCAATGAATTCTGCTGGTGACTTCGATACTGTATTGACTGGTATTACGACTATTAGCCAAAATCTTACAACGCAGAATGACATTGCTAATGAGGGTAGAATGTCATCTGAACAAGTCAGCCAAAATGAAGATCAGCGAGGTATCATATTTTACATGGATAATTCAGATGGATCTCAGACTAAGGTTGCATTACAAGACCCGAATCAAGTGAAAGCTGTCGGAAGACCAAGAATAACAGTTAGACAAAAGCAGACCGGTGTCTCAaggaaaaaaaaatcacaaaggacaaacctgcaaaacaaaacatCTCAG GAAAACATTCCAAAGAAGAGGAAAAATAGAAATACTGGAACTACACAAGATGAAATGGCCTCGGATGAAGATGATTTATTTCTAGGGCCAAGTGCGAGTGTTGCTAATTGTGGACCAACAACTCACTTATCAGATGCTATATATCATCCCGGTGAATATACAAGGATGTTG CAATATTTTGAACAAAGAGGACAATCAAATAACCTTGTGAATGAAAAATTAAGTAGATCAAACATGGAGCAGCAGTCATAG